The following are encoded together in the Acidovorax sp. KKS102 genome:
- a CDS encoding tripartite tricarboxylate transporter substrate-binding protein: protein MKTTLKLALVAAAAVAAFGAHAQDFPAKDKTITLVVPFAAGGPTDRVARDLAEALRKPLGTVVVDNTAGAGSSIGAARVARANPDGYTLLLNHIGMSTMPALYRKLSFSVPNDFEYLGMVNEVPMTLIARPTMPANNFKELTAWIQQNKGKINLGNAGLGAASHLCGLMFKSALQTDMTDVPYKGTAPAITDLIGGQIDLLCDQTTNTTSQIEGKKVKAYAVTTAKRLTTPALKDLPTLAESGLKDFNVSIWHGLYAPKGTPADVQKKINEALKAALKDPEFIKKQEALGAVVITDKRIEGPEHKKFVAAEIDKWGAVIKAAGTYAD from the coding sequence ATGAAAACAACGCTGAAACTCGCCCTCGTCGCTGCCGCTGCAGTGGCCGCCTTTGGCGCCCACGCGCAGGACTTCCCCGCCAAGGACAAGACGATCACACTCGTGGTGCCCTTTGCGGCCGGCGGCCCCACCGACCGCGTGGCCCGCGACCTGGCCGAAGCACTGCGCAAGCCGCTGGGCACCGTGGTGGTGGACAACACCGCCGGTGCCGGCAGCTCTATCGGTGCCGCCCGCGTGGCCCGCGCCAACCCGGACGGCTACACGCTGCTGCTCAACCACATCGGCATGTCCACCATGCCCGCGCTGTACCGCAAGCTGTCCTTCAGCGTGCCCAACGACTTTGAATACCTGGGCATGGTCAACGAAGTGCCAATGACGCTGATTGCTCGCCCCACGATGCCTGCCAACAACTTCAAGGAGTTGACGGCCTGGATCCAGCAGAACAAGGGCAAGATCAACCTGGGCAACGCCGGCCTGGGCGCTGCGTCGCACCTGTGCGGCCTGATGTTCAAGTCCGCGCTGCAAACGGACATGACCGATGTGCCCTACAAGGGCACGGCCCCTGCCATCACCGACCTGATCGGCGGCCAGATCGATCTGCTGTGTGACCAGACCACCAACACCACGAGCCAGATCGAAGGCAAGAAGGTCAAAGCCTATGCCGTGACCACCGCCAAGCGCCTCACCACCCCCGCGCTCAAGGACCTGCCCACCCTGGCGGAATCGGGCCTGAAGGATTTCAACGTGAGCATCTGGCACGGCCTGTACGCCCCCAAGGGCACGCCAGCCGATGTGCAAAAGAAGATCAACGAAGCGCTCAAGGCCGCTCTGAAGGACCCAGAGTTCATCAAGAAGCAGGAAGCCCTGGGCGCCGTGGTCATCACCGACAAGCGCATTGAAGGCCCTGAGCACAAGAAGTTTGTGGCCGCCGAGATCGACAAGTGGGGCGCCGTCATCAAGGCCGCAGGCACCTACGCGGACTGA
- a CDS encoding branched-chain amino acid ABC transporter permease gives MAFFLETLIGGLMAGMLYSLVALGFVLIYKASGVFNFAQGAMVLFAALAMARFAEWIPQWTGITNPIVANLAAFVIAGAIMFVVAWLIEKLVLRHLVNQEGATLLMATLGITYFMEGLGQTLFGSNIYKIDVGMPKDPIFALESMFQGGILINKEDVIAAAIAAALVALLSVFFQKTSTGRALRAVADDHQAAQSIGIPLNRIWVIVWCVAGVVALVAGMIWGSKLGVQFSLTTVALRALPVVILGGLTSVPGAIIGGLIIGVGEKLSEVYLGPYVGGGIEIWFAYVLALVFLLFRPQGLFGEKIIDRV, from the coding sequence ATGGCATTCTTTCTCGAAACACTGATCGGCGGCCTCATGGCCGGCATGCTGTATTCGCTGGTGGCGCTGGGCTTTGTGCTGATCTACAAGGCTTCGGGCGTGTTCAACTTTGCGCAGGGCGCCATGGTGCTGTTCGCAGCCCTGGCCATGGCCCGCTTTGCCGAATGGATTCCGCAGTGGACCGGCATCACGAACCCCATCGTGGCCAACCTGGCCGCCTTTGTAATTGCCGGCGCCATCATGTTCGTGGTGGCCTGGCTGATTGAAAAGCTGGTGCTGCGCCATCTGGTGAACCAGGAGGGCGCCACGCTGCTCATGGCCACGCTGGGCATCACCTACTTCATGGAAGGCCTGGGCCAGACGCTGTTCGGCAGCAACATCTACAAGATCGACGTGGGCATGCCCAAGGACCCGATCTTTGCGCTGGAGTCCATGTTCCAGGGCGGCATCCTGATCAACAAGGAAGACGTGATCGCCGCCGCCATCGCCGCTGCACTGGTGGCCCTGCTGTCGGTGTTTTTCCAGAAGACCTCCACCGGCCGCGCCCTGCGCGCTGTGGCCGACGACCACCAGGCGGCCCAGTCCATCGGCATTCCGCTCAACCGCATCTGGGTGATCGTGTGGTGCGTGGCGGGTGTCGTGGCCCTGGTGGCCGGAATGATCTGGGGCAGCAAGCTGGGCGTGCAGTTCTCGCTGACTACGGTGGCGCTGCGTGCGCTGCCGGTGGTGATCCTGGGCGGCCTGACTTCGGTGCCCGGCGCCATCATCGGCGGGCTCATCATCGGCGTGGGCGAGAAGCTGTCGGAGGTGTACCTTGGCCCGTATGTGGGCGGGGGCATCGAGATCTGGTTTGCGTATGTGCTGGCGCTGGTGTTCCTTCTCTTCAGGCCTCAAGGCTTGTTTGGGGAAAAAATTATTGATCGCGTATGA
- a CDS encoding long-chain fatty acid--CoA ligase has translation MLTTFPQLLLKHAAERPEAPALREKEYGIWQTHSWADLVRLVEQVAAGLHLAGLKRHEHMVVVGANRPRLYATMLAAQSLGAIPVPLYQDAVAAECIFPLNNAEVRFCLVEDQEQVDKLLEIREQCPQISNIYFDDPRGLRNYSEPGLASLDALIESGKAFAAKNPGWFKAEVAKAQPGDVAAMFFTSGTTGNPKGVVHTHSTLLDRASAGAEFDKLTSSEEVLAYLPPAWIGQNIFSYAQWLACGYVVNCPESASTVTIDLKEVGPTYYFAPPRIFEGLLTSVMIRMEDAGALKRKMFEACMRVAKRVGPALMDGEPVGTLDRIKYALGNVLVYGPLRNNLGFSRVRVAYTAGEAIGPDLFTFYRSIGINLKQLYGSTETAVFVCLQPDNQARADTVGVPIRGVQIKVADNGEIMVKSAGLLKEYYKNPAATAEVLTADGWYHTSDAGFLDAHGHLKIIDRVKDVGRIMGGANDGAMFAPKYVENKLKFFPHIKEVVALGDKREKVCVMVNIDFDAVGNWAERRNLPYAGYTDLAQKPEVYELIRECIEKVNADLAGDSMLAGSQVSRFLVLHKELDADDGELTRTNKVRRGFIAEKYGVLVDALYAGRTEQYIETQVKFEDGRTGSVSATLKISDAKTFTPVKTAA, from the coding sequence ATGTTGACCACGTTCCCGCAACTGCTGCTCAAGCACGCCGCCGAGCGCCCCGAGGCCCCGGCCCTGCGCGAAAAAGAATATGGCATCTGGCAAACCCACAGCTGGGCAGACCTGGTGCGCCTGGTGGAACAGGTGGCCGCCGGCCTGCACCTGGCGGGCCTGAAGCGCCACGAGCACATGGTGGTGGTGGGAGCCAACCGCCCCCGCCTGTACGCCACCATGCTGGCCGCGCAGTCGCTGGGTGCCATCCCCGTGCCGCTGTACCAGGACGCGGTGGCAGCCGAATGCATCTTCCCGCTGAACAACGCCGAGGTGCGCTTTTGCCTGGTGGAAGATCAGGAGCAGGTGGACAAGCTGCTCGAAATCCGCGAGCAGTGCCCGCAGATTTCCAACATCTACTTTGACGACCCGCGCGGCCTGCGCAACTACTCGGAGCCCGGCCTGGCCTCGCTGGACGCCCTGATCGAGTCCGGCAAGGCCTTTGCGGCAAAGAACCCCGGCTGGTTCAAGGCCGAGGTGGCCAAGGCCCAGCCCGGCGACGTGGCCGCGATGTTCTTCACCTCGGGCACCACGGGCAACCCCAAGGGCGTGGTGCACACCCACAGCACGTTGCTGGACCGCGCCAGCGCGGGCGCCGAATTTGACAAGCTCACCAGCAGCGAAGAAGTGCTGGCCTACCTGCCACCCGCCTGGATCGGCCAGAACATCTTCAGCTACGCCCAGTGGCTGGCTTGCGGCTACGTGGTCAACTGCCCCGAGTCGGCCAGCACCGTGACCATCGACCTCAAGGAAGTAGGCCCCACCTACTACTTTGCGCCGCCGCGCATTTTTGAAGGCCTGCTCACCAGCGTGATGATCCGCATGGAAGACGCAGGCGCCTTGAAGCGCAAGATGTTCGAGGCCTGCATGCGCGTGGCCAAGCGCGTGGGCCCAGCCCTGATGGACGGCGAGCCCGTGGGGACGCTGGACCGCATCAAGTACGCGCTGGGCAATGTGCTGGTGTACGGCCCGCTGCGCAACAACCTGGGTTTCAGCCGCGTGCGGGTGGCCTACACGGCGGGCGAGGCCATTGGCCCGGACCTGTTCACCTTCTACCGCTCCATCGGCATCAACCTCAAACAGCTCTACGGCTCCACCGAAACCGCTGTGTTCGTGTGCCTGCAGCCCGACAACCAGGCCCGCGCCGACACGGTGGGCGTGCCGATTCGTGGCGTGCAGATCAAGGTGGCCGACAACGGCGAGATCATGGTCAAGTCGGCCGGGCTCCTCAAGGAGTACTACAAGAACCCCGCCGCCACGGCCGAGGTGCTGACGGCCGACGGCTGGTACCACACCAGCGACGCAGGCTTTCTGGATGCGCACGGCCACCTCAAGATCATCGACCGCGTCAAGGACGTGGGCCGCATCATGGGCGGTGCCAACGACGGTGCCATGTTTGCGCCCAAGTATGTGGAGAACAAGCTCAAGTTCTTCCCGCACATCAAGGAAGTGGTAGCCCTGGGCGACAAGCGCGAGAAGGTGTGCGTGATGGTCAACATCGACTTTGACGCCGTGGGCAACTGGGCCGAGCGCCGCAACCTGCCCTACGCCGGCTACACCGACCTGGCGCAAAAGCCCGAGGTGTACGAACTGATCCGCGAATGCATCGAGAAGGTGAACGCCGACCTGGCGGGCGACAGCATGCTGGCTGGCAGCCAGGTGAGCCGCTTCCTGGTGCTGCACAAGGAGCTGGACGCTGACGACGGCGAACTCACCCGCACCAACAAGGTCCGCCGGGGCTTCATTGCCGAGAAGTACGGCGTGCTCGTCGATGCGCTGTACGCAGGCCGCACCGAGCAGTACATCGAGACCCAGGTCAAGTTCGAGGACGGCCGCACCGGCAGCGTGAGCGCCACGCTCAAGATCTCGGACGCCAAGACCTTCACCCCCGTCAAGACCGCCGCATGA
- a CDS encoding branched-chain amino acid ABC transporter permease, with product MLYRENGQFKTSYRADQQIFPIAQDRLAIGIILAIAFIAVPMLASDYIFRAILIPFVIMALAALGVNILVGYCGQISLGSGAFMAVGAYGAYNFFVRFPGMPLIPALILGGLCATFFGILFGLPSLRVKGLYLAVATLAAQFFSDWMFLRIKWFTNNSDSGSVSVTNLQVLGMPIESATSKYLFCLAILVVVALLAKNLVRGAIGREWMAIRDMDVAAAVIGIRPMYAKLSAFAVSSFIVGMAGALWAFVHLGAWEPAAFSVEVSFRLLFMVIIGGLGSIMGGFFGAAFIVVLPIVLNQFLPAFMGLFGIEVSTAGVSHAELMIFGALIVWFLIVEPHGLAKLWSTAKQKLRLWPFPH from the coding sequence ATGCTCTACCGCGAAAACGGCCAGTTCAAGACCAGCTACCGCGCCGACCAGCAGATCTTCCCGATCGCGCAGGACCGCCTTGCCATCGGCATCATCCTGGCCATCGCCTTCATCGCCGTGCCCATGCTGGCCAGCGACTACATCTTCCGCGCCATCCTGATCCCCTTCGTCATCATGGCGCTGGCAGCCTTGGGGGTGAATATTCTGGTGGGCTACTGCGGGCAGATCTCGCTGGGCTCGGGTGCCTTCATGGCCGTGGGGGCTTACGGCGCTTACAACTTCTTCGTGCGCTTTCCGGGCATGCCGCTAATTCCGGCGCTCATCCTGGGTGGCCTGTGCGCCACGTTCTTCGGCATCCTGTTCGGGCTGCCTAGCCTGCGCGTCAAGGGCCTGTACCTGGCAGTGGCCACGCTGGCCGCGCAGTTCTTCAGCGACTGGATGTTCCTGCGCATCAAGTGGTTCACCAACAACTCCGACTCGGGCTCGGTGTCGGTCACCAACTTGCAGGTGCTGGGCATGCCCATCGAAAGCGCCACGAGCAAATACCTGTTCTGCCTGGCCATTCTGGTGGTGGTGGCCCTGCTGGCCAAGAACCTGGTGCGCGGCGCGATTGGCCGCGAGTGGATGGCCATCCGCGACATGGACGTGGCCGCCGCCGTCATCGGCATTCGCCCCATGTACGCCAAGCTCAGCGCGTTTGCCGTCAGCTCCTTCATTGTGGGCATGGCCGGCGCGCTGTGGGCCTTTGTGCACCTGGGCGCCTGGGAGCCTGCGGCGTTCTCGGTGGAAGTGTCCTTCCGCCTGCTGTTCATGGTGATCATCGGCGGGCTGGGTTCGATCATGGGCGGCTTCTTTGGCGCGGCCTTCATCGTGGTGTTGCCCATCGTGCTCAACCAGTTCCTGCCGGCTTTCATGGGGCTGTTTGGCATCGAGGTGTCCACCGCGGGCGTGTCGCATGCCGAGCTGATGATCTTCGGTGCGCTGATCGTGTGGTTCCTCATCGTCGAGCCCCATGGCCTGGCCAAGCTCTGGTCCACCGCCAAGCAGAAGCTGCGCCTGTGGCCCTTCCCGCACTGA
- a CDS encoding ABC transporter ATP-binding protein yields MDSNSNIVLNVNGIEVIYNHVILVLKGVSLQVREGSIVAILGGNGAGKTTTLRAISNLLQGERGEVTKGSIELRGERIENLSPADLVQRGVVQVMEGRHCFAHLTIEENLMTGSYTRTSKAEIAANLEKVYNYFPRLKTRRTSQAAYTSGGEQQMCAIGRALMANPSMVLLDEPSMGLAPQIVEEVFNIVKDLNTKEKVTFLLAEQNTNMALKYSDYGYIMESGRVVMDGAASDLANNEDVKEFYLGVGGGERKSFKDVKSYKRRKRWLA; encoded by the coding sequence ATGGACTCCAACAGCAACATCGTTCTCAACGTCAACGGCATCGAAGTCATCTACAACCACGTGATCCTGGTGCTCAAGGGCGTCTCGCTGCAGGTGCGCGAAGGCTCCATCGTGGCCATCCTGGGGGGCAACGGGGCGGGCAAGACGACGACCTTGCGCGCCATCTCCAACCTGCTGCAGGGTGAGCGGGGCGAGGTGACCAAGGGCAGCATCGAGCTGCGTGGCGAGCGCATCGAGAACCTCTCGCCCGCCGACCTGGTGCAGCGCGGTGTGGTGCAGGTGATGGAGGGACGTCACTGCTTTGCCCACCTGACCATTGAAGAGAACCTGATGACGGGCAGCTACACCCGCACCAGCAAGGCCGAGATCGCGGCCAACCTGGAGAAGGTCTACAACTACTTTCCACGCCTCAAGACGCGCCGCACCTCGCAGGCGGCCTACACCTCGGGCGGCGAGCAGCAGATGTGCGCCATCGGCCGCGCACTCATGGCCAACCCCAGCATGGTGTTGCTGGACGAGCCCTCCATGGGCTTGGCACCGCAGATCGTGGAGGAGGTGTTCAACATCGTGAAGGACCTGAACACCAAGGAGAAGGTCACCTTCCTGCTGGCCGAGCAGAACACCAACATGGCGCTGAAGTATTCGGACTACGGCTACATCATGGAAAGTGGCCGCGTGGTGATGGACGGCGCTGCCAGCGACCTGGCCAACAACGAGGACGTCAAGGAGTTCTACCTGGGCGTGGGCGGCGGCGAGCGCAAGAGTTTCAAGGACGTAAAGAGCTACAAGCGGCGCAAGCGCTGGCTTGCTTGA
- a CDS encoding tripartite tricarboxylate transporter substrate binding protein — MALAASTVALACAAALLPTMARAQGAWPTKPVRIVVPFAPGGTTDILARAMAPELSKAFGQQFIVDNRAGAGGNVGAELVAKSPGDGYTLLMGTVGTHGINRALYAKLPYDPIKDFVPITLVAAVPNVMVMNADKAKAQGIHNVQDFIRVAKANPGKMNMASSGNGTSIHLAGELFKSMTGTFMLHLPYRGSGPALMDMVAGNADVMFDNLPSSMAQIKAGKLTALAVTSSERSGALPDVPTVEQAGGPTLKGYEASSWFGLLAPAGTPTDIVNRIQQEVAKSLATPAMKERLLAQGAIPGGNTPAEFAKHIDNEHKKWAQVVKTSGAKVD; from the coding sequence ATGGCCCTGGCCGCCAGCACCGTTGCGCTAGCCTGCGCGGCGGCGCTGCTGCCCACCATGGCGCGCGCCCAGGGCGCATGGCCCACCAAGCCGGTACGCATCGTGGTGCCCTTTGCGCCCGGTGGCACCACCGACATCCTGGCCCGCGCCATGGCGCCCGAGCTGTCCAAAGCGTTCGGGCAGCAGTTCATTGTGGACAACCGCGCGGGCGCGGGCGGCAACGTGGGTGCAGAGTTGGTGGCCAAGTCTCCCGGCGACGGCTACACGCTGCTGATGGGCACCGTGGGCACCCACGGCATCAACCGCGCGCTGTACGCCAAGCTGCCCTACGACCCCATCAAGGACTTTGTGCCTATCACGCTGGTGGCGGCCGTGCCCAACGTGATGGTGATGAACGCTGACAAGGCAAAGGCCCAGGGCATTCACAACGTGCAGGATTTCATCCGCGTGGCCAAGGCCAACCCCGGCAAGATGAACATGGCCTCCAGCGGCAACGGCACGTCGATCCACCTGGCCGGCGAGCTGTTCAAGAGCATGACCGGCACCTTCATGCTGCACCTGCCCTACCGGGGCTCCGGCCCGGCACTGATGGACATGGTGGCGGGCAACGCGGACGTGATGTTCGACAACCTGCCCTCGTCCATGGCGCAGATCAAGGCCGGCAAACTCACCGCGCTGGCCGTGACCAGCTCCGAGCGCTCGGGCGCCTTGCCCGATGTGCCTACGGTGGAACAGGCGGGCGGCCCCACGCTCAAGGGCTACGAGGCCAGTTCGTGGTTCGGCCTGCTGGCTCCTGCCGGCACGCCCACCGACATCGTCAACCGCATCCAGCAGGAAGTCGCCAAGTCACTGGCAACCCCCGCCATGAAGGAGCGGCTGCTGGCCCAGGGCGCGATCCCCGGCGGCAACACGCCCGCAGAATTTGCCAAGCACATCGACAACGAGCACAAGAAGTGGGCGCAGGTGGTAAAGACCTCGGGCGCCAAGGTGGACTGA
- a CDS encoding DUF1840 family protein → MLEPQGRQIVTLIGKTPGTSGIVTAAQIPAAIAALEAAVIADEAQPEAQENDESAAEERHDVVRLRQRAAPFIEMLKRSAAADVDVVWGV, encoded by the coding sequence ATGCTCGAACCCCAGGGGCGCCAGATCGTGACCCTCATCGGCAAGACCCCCGGCACCAGCGGCATCGTTACCGCTGCGCAAATCCCTGCCGCCATCGCTGCGCTGGAGGCCGCCGTCATCGCCGACGAGGCCCAGCCCGAAGCCCAGGAAAACGATGAATCCGCCGCTGAGGAGCGCCACGACGTGGTGCGCCTGCGCCAGCGCGCAGCGCCCTTCATTGAAATGCTCAAGCGCAGTGCGGCGGCAGATGTGGACGTGGTGTGGGGTGTATGA
- a CDS encoding ABC transporter substrate-binding protein: MKLSKIVIAAAVVAAGASSITTSAFAQAKEQFFPLLSYRTGPYAPNGVPWANGKQDYIKMINARDGGINGVKLTFEECETGYATDRGVECYERLKSRPGVSLFDPQATGITFALTEKAPVDKIPLMTLGYGLSVAQDGQAFKWNFPFMGSYWTGADILIQHLGKANGGLDKLKGKKIALVYHDSPFGKEPIPVLQERAKMHGFELQMLPVTAPGVEQKATWLQVRQSRPDYVLLWGWGVMNSTALKEAQATGYPRDKMYGVWWAGAEPDVRDVGEGAKGYNALALNGYGTQSKVIQDILKHVHDKGQGTGPKDEVGSVLYTRGVIIQMLAVEAVRRAQERFGKGKVMTGEQVRWGMENLALDQKKLDALGFKDVMRPLSTSCADHMGSTWARVHTWDGKKWNFSSDWYQADEQILKPMVKAGADKYLADKKMTRRDAADCQS, from the coding sequence ATGAAGCTTTCGAAAATCGTGATCGCCGCTGCGGTGGTTGCTGCCGGTGCCTCGTCCATCACGACGAGCGCCTTCGCACAAGCCAAGGAGCAGTTCTTCCCGCTGCTGTCGTACCGCACGGGCCCCTACGCACCGAACGGTGTGCCATGGGCCAACGGCAAGCAGGACTACATCAAGATGATCAACGCCCGCGACGGGGGCATCAATGGGGTGAAGCTCACTTTTGAAGAATGCGAAACGGGCTACGCCACCGACCGTGGCGTGGAGTGCTACGAGCGCCTGAAGAGCCGCCCCGGCGTCTCGCTGTTCGACCCCCAGGCCACCGGCATCACGTTTGCGCTGACCGAAAAAGCCCCCGTGGACAAGATCCCGCTGATGACGCTGGGCTACGGCCTGTCGGTGGCGCAGGACGGTCAGGCCTTCAAGTGGAACTTCCCGTTCATGGGCAGCTACTGGACGGGCGCTGACATCCTGATCCAGCACCTGGGCAAGGCCAATGGCGGCCTGGACAAGCTCAAGGGCAAGAAGATTGCGCTGGTCTACCACGACAGCCCCTTCGGCAAGGAGCCCATCCCCGTGCTGCAAGAGCGCGCCAAGATGCACGGCTTTGAGCTGCAGATGCTGCCCGTGACCGCGCCCGGTGTGGAACAGAAAGCCACTTGGCTGCAAGTGCGCCAGAGCCGCCCTGACTATGTGCTGCTGTGGGGCTGGGGCGTGATGAACTCCACCGCCCTGAAGGAAGCCCAGGCCACTGGCTATCCCCGCGACAAGATGTATGGCGTGTGGTGGGCCGGTGCCGAGCCCGATGTGCGTGACGTGGGCGAAGGCGCTAAGGGCTACAACGCGCTGGCTCTGAACGGCTACGGCACCCAGTCCAAAGTAATCCAGGACATCCTGAAGCACGTGCACGACAAGGGCCAGGGCACGGGTCCCAAGGACGAAGTGGGCTCGGTGCTTTACACCCGCGGCGTGATCATCCAGATGCTGGCTGTGGAAGCCGTGCGCCGCGCGCAAGAGCGTTTTGGCAAGGGCAAGGTCATGACCGGAGAGCAAGTGCGCTGGGGCATGGAAAACCTGGCCCTCGACCAGAAGAAGCTCGATGCGCTGGGCTTCAAGGACGTGATGCGCCCCCTGTCTACCAGCTGCGCCGACCACATGGGCTCCACCTGGGCGCGCGTGCACACCTGGGACGGCAAGAAGTGGAACTTCTCGTCTGACTGGTACCAGGCCGACGAGCAGATCCTGAAGCCCATGGTCAAGGCCGGTGCGGACAAGTACCTGGCCGACAAGAAGATGACGCGCCGCGACGCAGCGGACTGCCAGAGCTAA
- a CDS encoding phenylacetate--CoA ligase family protein: MSTFYDALETRSPAEREAALMAALPQQIAHAQKTSPAFASILAGVDASAVTSRAALAQLPVTRKYELLERQQAGRAANVFGGFSALNFGPGMTRVFASPGTIYEPEGTRRDYWRMARAIHAAGFRSGELIHNSFSYHFVPAGSMMETGAHALGCTVFPGGTGQTEQQVQAMAELKPAGYIGTPSFLKIIVEKAAEMGVGLPTVTKALVSGEAFPPSLRDWFAERGIAGYQCYATADLGLIAYETSAREGLVLDEGVIVEIVRPGTGDPVPEGEVGELVITTLNPDYPLVRFGTGDLSAVLPGQCPTGRTNTRIKGWMGRADQTTKVRGMFVHPGQIATIARRFPQVQRARLVVSGEMANDQMVLQVETTETAEGLAHQLSDAIREVTKLRGEVQMVPPGTLPNDGKVIEDARSYK, from the coding sequence ATGAGCACGTTCTATGACGCCCTGGAAACGCGCAGCCCCGCCGAGCGCGAAGCGGCCTTGATGGCGGCGCTGCCGCAGCAGATCGCCCATGCCCAGAAGACGTCGCCCGCCTTTGCCAGCATCCTGGCGGGCGTGGATGCATCGGCCGTCACCAGCCGCGCGGCGCTGGCGCAACTGCCCGTCACGCGCAAGTACGAGCTGCTGGAGCGGCAGCAGGCGGGCCGCGCTGCCAATGTGTTTGGCGGCTTCAGCGCGCTGAACTTCGGACCCGGCATGACCCGCGTGTTCGCCAGCCCCGGCACCATCTACGAGCCCGAGGGCACGCGGCGTGACTACTGGCGCATGGCGCGCGCGATCCACGCGGCGGGCTTTCGCAGCGGAGAGCTGATCCACAACAGCTTCAGCTACCACTTTGTGCCTGCAGGTTCGATGATGGAGACCGGCGCTCACGCTCTGGGCTGCACCGTGTTCCCCGGCGGCACCGGCCAGACCGAGCAGCAGGTGCAGGCCATGGCCGAGCTGAAACCGGCGGGCTACATCGGCACGCCCAGCTTTCTGAAAATCATTGTCGAGAAGGCCGCCGAGATGGGCGTGGGCCTGCCCACCGTCACCAAAGCGCTGGTGTCGGGCGAGGCGTTTCCGCCCTCGCTGCGCGACTGGTTTGCCGAGCGCGGCATCGCGGGCTACCAGTGCTATGCCACGGCAGACCTGGGCCTGATTGCGTATGAAACCTCGGCACGCGAAGGCCTTGTGCTGGATGAAGGCGTGATTGTCGAGATCGTGCGCCCCGGCACCGGTGACCCGGTGCCCGAGGGCGAAGTGGGCGAGCTGGTCATCACCACGCTCAACCCCGACTACCCGCTGGTCCGCTTTGGCACCGGCGACCTGTCCGCCGTGCTGCCCGGCCAGTGCCCCACCGGTCGCACCAATACGCGCATCAAGGGCTGGATGGGCCGGGCCGACCAGACGACCAAGGTGCGCGGCATGTTTGTGCACCCTGGGCAGATCGCCACCATTGCGCGTCGCTTTCCGCAGGTTCAGCGCGCCCGGCTTGTGGTCAGCGGCGAAATGGCCAACGACCAGATGGTGCTGCAGGTCGAAACCACCGAGACCGCCGAGGGCCTGGCCCACCAGCTCAGCGACGCGATCCGCGAAGTGACCAAGCTGCGCGGCGAGGTGCAGATGGTGCCCCCCGGCACACTGCCCAACGATGGCAAGGTGATCGAAGACGCGCGCAGCTACAAATAG
- a CDS encoding ABC transporter ATP-binding protein → MTTKKIGDVILDVKNISLRFGGVKALTDISFNVKEHEIRAIIGPNGAGKSSMLNCINGVYTPSEGSITFRGKTFDHMNSRQVAEMGVARTFQNLALFKGMSVIDNIMTGRNLKIKSNLLMQALRIGPAEREEIRHREYVEHIIDFLEIQAYRKTPVGQLPYGLQKRVDLGRALAMEPQVLLLDEPMAGMNVEEKQDMCRFILDVNDEFGTTIVLIEHDMGVVMDISDRVVVLDYGKKIGDGTPDEVRSNEDVISAYLGTSH, encoded by the coding sequence ATGACCACCAAAAAGATCGGCGACGTCATCCTCGACGTCAAGAACATCAGCCTCCGGTTTGGCGGGGTGAAGGCACTCACCGACATCTCTTTCAATGTGAAAGAGCACGAGATCCGCGCCATCATCGGCCCCAATGGTGCGGGCAAAAGCTCCATGCTCAACTGCATCAACGGCGTGTACACACCGTCCGAAGGCTCCATCACCTTCCGGGGCAAGACGTTTGACCACATGAACTCGCGCCAGGTGGCCGAGATGGGCGTGGCGCGCACCTTCCAGAACCTGGCGTTGTTCAAAGGCATGAGCGTGATCGACAACATCATGACCGGCCGCAACCTCAAGATCAAAAGCAACCTGCTGATGCAGGCGCTGCGCATCGGCCCGGCCGAGCGCGAGGAAATCCGCCACCGCGAATACGTCGAACACATCATCGACTTCCTCGAAATCCAGGCCTACCGCAAGACCCCCGTGGGCCAGCTGCCCTACGGCCTGCAAAAGCGCGTGGACCTGGGCCGGGCCCTGGCCATGGAGCCGCAGGTGCTGCTGCTCGATGAACCCATGGCCGGCATGAACGTGGAAGAGAAGCAGGACATGTGCCGCTTCATCCTGGACGTGAACGACGAGTTCGGCACCACCATCGTGCTCATCGAGCACGACATGGGCGTGGTGATGGACATCAGCGACCGCGTGGTGGTGCTGGACTACGGCAAGAAGATCGGCGACGGCACGCCCGACGAAGTGCGCAGCAACGAAGACGTGATCAGTGCCTACCTCGGCACCTCGCACTGA